A genomic segment from Sander vitreus isolate 19-12246 chromosome 3, sanVit1, whole genome shotgun sequence encodes:
- the sgcg gene encoding gamma-sarcoglycan, giving the protein MVREQYVTTTQGSSSPRPVPDHVYKIGIYGWRKRCLYLFVLLLIIILVVNFALTIWILRVMWFNTEGMGLLQVNSDGVMLEEGESEFLFPVYAQEIHSREDSSLLVQSSEDVSLNARNENGDVTGRISVGPTEAQGYARNLLINSHNDNMLFTADGDQAVIGPDKLRVTGPEGALFQHSVEVPLLKSELLKDLRLESPTRSLTMDAPKGVHLKALAGNIEAASNMDVILQSSIGLLVLDAETVRMPSLPLSEGGVSGNAQGLFEVCVCPSGKLFLSKAGVTSTCSENQEC; this is encoded by the exons ATGGTGCGGGAGCAATATGTCACCACCACCCAGGGCAGCAGCTCGCCCAGGCCGGTGCCCGACCACGTCTACAAGATCGGCATCTATGGCTGGAGGAAGCGATGCCTCTACCTGTTTGTCCTGCTGCTCATCATCATCCTGGTGGTCAACTTCGCCCTCACCATCTGGATCCTCAGGGTGATGTGGTTCAACACG GAAGGGATGGGACTCCTACAAGTGAACTCAGATGGGGTCATGCTGGAGGAGGGCGAGTCAGAGTTTCTATTCCCTGTCTACGCTCAGGAGATCCACTCCAGAGAA GACTCATCACTTCTAGTGCAGTCATCGGAAGATGTTTCCCTTAATGCCCGTAATGAAAATGGTGATGTCACAGGGAGGATATCTGTGG gtcCAACAGAGGCTCAGGGATATGCTCGAAATCTGCTCATTAACTCCCACAATGACAACATGCTGTTCACTGCAGATGGCGACCAGGCAGTAATTGGACCAGACAAACTACGAGTCACAG GTCCTGAAGGAGCACTCTTCCAGCATTCAGTAGAGGTGCCCCTGCTGAAATCTGAACTTTTGAAAGACCTGAG GTTGGAGTCTCCTACTCGCTCTCTCACTATGGACGCACCAAAAGGAGTTCATCTCAAAGCGCTGGCGGGCAACATCGAAGCTGCTTCCAACATGGATGTTATTCTGCAGTCTAGTATAGGCCTG CTGGTGCTGGATGCTGAGACGGTGCGCATGCCGAGTCTGCCGCTGAGCGAAGGAGGGGTTTCTGGAAATGCTCAGGGTCTCTTCGAGGTCTGCGTCTGTCCCAGCGGCAAGCTCTTCCTGTCCAAGGCTGGGGTCACCTCCACTTGCAGCGAGAAtcaggagtgctag